From a single Saimiri boliviensis isolate mSaiBol1 chromosome 7, mSaiBol1.pri, whole genome shotgun sequence genomic region:
- the LOC141585212 gene encoding carboxypeptidase M-like gives MLRNSKSNIHQASALIPNKGSADIQTVEWEWLLHMVDRLSLTSDHKDPEITNLINSTQIHIMPSMNPDGFEAVRKPDSYYSIGRENYNQHDLHRNFADAFEYNSVSRQPETVAVMKWLNTETFILSANLHSGALVASYPFDNGAQGTGALYSQSLTPDGEVFQYLAHTYALRNPNMKKADESKNKMNFANGVTNGYSWYPLQGEFLFISSILLIAFTQKCPLVYFDPAVVKTPLGTIGPSLCPYQLIS, from the exons ATGCTAAGAAATAGTAAAAGCAACATTCATCAAGCTTCAGCTCTCATTCCTAACAAGGGCTCTGCTGACATTCAG ACTGTTGAGTGGGAATGGCTGCTCCATATGGTTGATCGACTATCTCTAACCAGTGATCACAAAGACCCTGAAATCACAAATCTGATCAACAGTACCCAGATACACATCATGCCTTCCATGAACCCAGATGGATTCGAAGCCGTCAGAAAGCCTGATTCTTACTACAGCATCGGAAG ggaAAATTACAACCAGCATGACTTGCATCGAAATTTCGCTGATGCTTTTGAATATAATAGTGTCTCAAGGCAGCCTGAAACTGTGGCAGTCATGAAGTGGCTGAACACGGAGACGTTCATCCTCTCTGCAAACCTCCACAGTGGTGCCCTTGTGGCCAGTTACCCATTCGATAATGGTGCTCAAG ggacggg GGCATTATACTCCCAAAGCTTAACTCCTGATGGTGAGGTTTTTCAATATCTTGCACATACCTATGCTTTAAGAAATCCCAACATGAAGAAAGCAGATGagagtaaaaacaaaatgaactttGCTAATGGGGTTACAAATGGCTACTCTTGGTATCCACTCCAAGGTgagtttctcttcatttcttccatTCTCCTTATTGCCTTCACCCAGAAGTGCCCGCTGGTTTATTTTGATCCAGCAGTGGTTAAAACACCTTTAGGCACAATAGGCCCTTCATTGTGTCCTTATCAGCTAATATCATAG